The Branchiostoma floridae strain S238N-H82 chromosome 8, Bfl_VNyyK, whole genome shotgun sequence genome has a segment encoding these proteins:
- the LOC118420945 gene encoding protein THEM6-like → MATIWLLTILLAPFTLFDVWYFVNGFITWMVAKLQKTIRKKGVLEEVVTYGLVTTTDMSSVVHKNNARYPRKCDFGRFHLWESTGMWDSVVKLGGSMTLGASTIRFRRSLYFLEPFRVRSKARIVNI, encoded by the exons ATGGCAACGATTTGGCTGTTGACAATTCTTCTCGCCCCGTTCACCCTCTTTGATGTCTGGTACTTCGTCAATGGTTTCATCACGTGGATGGTGGCAAAGTTACAGAAAACAATACGGAAGAAGGGCGTATTGGAGGAAGTGGTTACTTATG GCCTCGTGACCACCACTGATATGAGCTCTGTGGTTCACAAGAACAACGCCCGCTACCCTCGCAAGTGTGACTTTGGCCGGTTCCATCTGTGGGAGTCCACGGGAATGTGGGATAGCGTGGTGAAGCTGGGTGGTTCCATGACTTTGGGAGCTTCGACCATCCGCTTCCGCAGATCATTGTATTTCCTGGAACCTTTCCGGGTCAGATCTAAGGCAAGGATCGTGAATATTTAA